The following proteins are co-located in the Polystyrenella longa genome:
- a CDS encoding pyridoxal phosphate-dependent aminotransferase — translation MQLSDTVNKIKPSATIAAAAEAKALKSTGVKVFEFTLGEPDFVTPKHICEAATAAMQAGHTHYTPVAGIPELRQAIVDAFERDHGVKYAPEQVVCSNGAKHSIHNVLTALCGPGDEVIIPTPYWVSYSDLVEIAGATPVLVDTTEDSGFCLSAEQFEAAITDKTKLLMLNNPCNPTGAAYPIEQLEAIAKVAVKHQIPVLSDEIYEKLIYEGYSFRSFASFGDDVKDLTIVVNGVSKAYAMTGWRMGWTLAPLDVSKAMSKLQSQETSCPSSITQYATVAALNGPQDCVTDMLREFSKRREYVLGRLRALPDVTFAEPGGAFYAFFNVSAYFGKTLGGGAVVNNATEFCSALLKEGPVALVTGDAFGAEGYVRLSFATNMETISGGLDRLEAFLKG, via the coding sequence ATGCAACTCTCAGACACCGTGAACAAAATCAAACCTTCTGCCACTATTGCTGCTGCCGCGGAGGCTAAAGCGCTGAAAAGCACCGGAGTGAAGGTCTTCGAATTCACATTGGGAGAGCCCGACTTCGTCACGCCCAAACATATTTGCGAAGCCGCAACCGCCGCCATGCAGGCAGGTCATACTCACTACACACCCGTTGCAGGCATTCCCGAACTGCGTCAGGCGATAGTCGACGCGTTCGAACGCGATCATGGCGTCAAATACGCTCCCGAACAGGTCGTCTGCTCGAACGGCGCGAAACATTCTATTCATAATGTTCTCACCGCCCTCTGTGGACCTGGCGATGAAGTCATTATCCCCACACCTTACTGGGTCAGCTATTCCGATCTGGTCGAAATCGCCGGAGCGACACCAGTTCTGGTCGACACCACCGAAGATAGCGGATTTTGCTTATCTGCAGAGCAATTTGAAGCAGCCATCACCGACAAAACCAAACTGTTGATGCTGAACAACCCCTGCAACCCAACCGGTGCCGCTTACCCCATCGAGCAGCTCGAAGCGATCGCCAAAGTCGCTGTGAAACATCAGATCCCCGTCCTGTCCGACGAGATCTATGAAAAACTGATCTACGAGGGCTACTCGTTCCGTAGCTTCGCCAGCTTTGGTGACGACGTTAAAGACCTGACGATTGTCGTCAACGGTGTCAGTAAAGCTTACGCAATGACAGGCTGGCGAATGGGCTGGACCTTAGCCCCACTCGACGTTAGCAAAGCGATGAGCAAATTACAGTCTCAAGAGACCTCCTGCCCCAGTAGCATCACCCAATACGCAACTGTTGCGGCGTTGAACGGCCCACAGGATTGTGTCACCGACATGCTGCGTGAGTTTTCCAAACGACGAGAGTACGTACTTGGTCGCTTGCGAGCTTTGCCGGATGTCACCTTCGCCGAACCAGGCGGAGCCTTCTACGCGTTCTTTAATGTGAGTGCCTATTTTGGCAAAACACTGGGTGGCGGAGCTGTCGTTAACAACGCAACTGAATTTTGTTCTGCTCTGTTGAAAGAAGGACCAGTCGCCCTCGTCACTGGCGATGCATTCGGAGCCGAAGGATATGTACGGCTCTCGTTCGCAACAAACATGGAGACGATTTCCGGCGGACTGGATCGATTGGAAGCTTTCCTGAAAGGGTAA
- a CDS encoding DUF4332 domain-containing protein, giving the protein MSVLFRIVYASKCNGTHHKLAMDALRYLDLPESEQWTRLFLKHADSYIEGSKAPDKRFRDFRNHVLHVEDNFWGGAVKTASRWYDQTVEAIQQENWKEAVYSAGVLSHYYTDPIMPFHTAQSEEETQMHRAVEWSLSKSYDDLFALFEAEYQSEIIRPRSHAQRNELVQDLVLQGATQSNRHYQNTIDHYNLDYGVQDPPAGLDAVLRETYAKLLGYAAIGFARILEELFRDAAVKPPAVSLTLESVFSGLEIPIRWVTRKVADREERLKIEALYQEFVQTGRVQKHLPEDDRLVRQWHAEEVRGVSLSQLNQVALEPMGTAHGQGGDSEKTNFLHRVPRDLRTAYELSRGNRPGVVTTIEVVGPKPVYDNQTSVSPRPTFDRRPATPVATPSVSTPSITPTPKIVASSKPKIRVKSEQRPERQPIVSTPETVVPPVHTQTQKPVEEKWIPRRPVEPRPVELNRNDSRPVESKPEQTRPVASRLEVPQPWIQEPVKQEPVKQQHAVETRVEQEPLPLDPQTGIPSRPSRNQQESKRNTPQTMPIREERLKYYLHRSDNLVDAPSIGPKTAKRFQKMKIKTVDDFLNCDPEAVAERMQVRHITADEIRKWQDQAEFVCRIPNLRGHDAQILVGSGIHKVEHLEGWEPRTLLEFVEPFVESPEGVRLLRGSGQPDLAEVTDWLRWSNSARTLRAA; this is encoded by the coding sequence ATGTCTGTATTATTTCGAATCGTCTATGCATCCAAGTGCAATGGGACTCATCATAAGCTGGCGATGGATGCGCTCCGTTATCTGGATTTGCCCGAGAGTGAGCAGTGGACCCGACTGTTTCTCAAACACGCGGACAGCTACATCGAAGGCTCCAAAGCCCCCGATAAACGGTTTCGTGATTTTCGGAATCATGTCCTGCATGTGGAAGACAACTTCTGGGGTGGCGCCGTAAAAACGGCCAGCCGCTGGTACGATCAAACCGTTGAAGCCATTCAACAAGAGAATTGGAAAGAAGCGGTCTATTCCGCCGGCGTACTCAGCCATTACTACACCGACCCCATCATGCCTTTTCACACCGCTCAAAGCGAAGAAGAGACGCAGATGCATCGTGCGGTCGAATGGTCTCTCTCCAAATCTTACGACGATCTGTTCGCCCTGTTTGAAGCTGAATATCAATCCGAGATTATACGCCCTCGTTCTCACGCGCAGAGAAATGAATTGGTACAAGACCTCGTTTTACAAGGCGCGACCCAGTCCAATCGCCACTACCAAAACACGATCGACCATTACAATCTTGATTACGGTGTGCAGGATCCCCCCGCAGGACTGGATGCAGTCTTACGAGAGACCTACGCCAAGCTCCTCGGTTACGCCGCGATTGGTTTCGCCCGTATTCTGGAAGAACTGTTCCGCGATGCGGCAGTGAAACCACCGGCAGTCTCGTTGACATTGGAGTCGGTCTTTAGCGGACTGGAAATCCCCATTCGCTGGGTCACTCGGAAAGTCGCCGACCGGGAAGAACGATTGAAGATTGAAGCTCTCTACCAGGAATTCGTGCAAACGGGCCGGGTACAGAAACATCTTCCTGAAGATGATCGTCTGGTTCGCCAATGGCATGCCGAAGAAGTTCGCGGAGTCAGTCTTTCGCAACTCAACCAGGTCGCTCTGGAGCCAATGGGAACAGCACACGGACAGGGTGGGGATTCCGAAAAAACAAACTTCCTGCATCGTGTGCCTCGCGATTTACGAACAGCCTACGAGCTAAGTCGTGGCAATCGCCCCGGCGTGGTCACCACGATCGAAGTTGTCGGCCCCAAACCTGTATATGACAATCAAACATCAGTATCCCCTCGACCGACATTTGACCGGCGCCCGGCGACTCCAGTGGCGACTCCATCTGTGAGCACGCCGTCGATCACACCGACTCCCAAGATCGTCGCTTCCAGCAAACCCAAGATACGCGTTAAATCGGAACAGCGACCCGAACGGCAGCCAATAGTGTCGACTCCCGAGACAGTCGTTCCTCCCGTTCACACTCAAACACAAAAACCGGTCGAAGAAAAATGGATCCCCCGACGGCCAGTTGAGCCGAGACCCGTTGAACTGAATCGAAATGATTCGCGACCGGTAGAATCGAAACCCGAACAAACACGTCCCGTCGCATCACGTCTAGAGGTCCCCCAACCATGGATCCAGGAACCTGTCAAACAGGAGCCCGTGAAGCAACAGCATGCAGTCGAGACGCGTGTAGAGCAAGAACCATTGCCGTTGGATCCTCAAACGGGCATTCCCTCGCGGCCATCTCGCAACCAACAGGAAAGCAAACGCAACACTCCGCAGACGATGCCGATTCGCGAGGAACGCTTGAAGTACTATCTTCATCGCAGTGACAACCTTGTCGATGCGCCGTCGATTGGCCCGAAGACAGCGAAGCGGTTTCAGAAAATGAAGATCAAAACCGTCGATGACTTCCTGAACTGTGATCCGGAGGCTGTTGCCGAACGAATGCAGGTGCGGCACATCACCGCGGATGAAATTCGTAAATGGCAGGATCAGGCTGAGTTCGTCTGCCGCATTCCCAACTTGCGTGGGCACGACGCCCAAATCCTCGTTGGTTCCGGAATCCACAAGGTCGAGCATCTTGAGGGGTGGGAACCCCGAACGCTGCTGGAGTTCGTCGAACCGTTCGTCGAATCACCCGAGGGAGTTCGACTGTTGCGTGGAAGCGGACAACCCGATCTGGCCGAGGTGACCGACTGGCTCCGCTGGTCGAATTCGGCCCGTACCTTGCGAGCCGCTTGA
- a CDS encoding serine/threonine protein kinase, translating to MSHSKNTPDANDSQNELPDSFSPEEKKLFELLNQYVEGQHQQDTDSCATLMHTHPRMKELYRCLDNLDSLAPQSPVDSTFVPENEPVIDSLTSSMLQELWIENYELLEEIGRGGMGVVYKAMQTDLQRIVAIKMIRSSSLASSEEVKRFEQEARAAGKLQHPHIVKIFEAGHIGGQPYFSMEYIPGQSLFQVLNRGPLDPRRSVELLEKISRAVEHLHQHQLLHRDLKPQNILIDQSDSPYVTDFGLAKLLEDDLDLTQTGSVLGTPGYMSPEQASPSTGTCCAASDVYSLGAILYHCLTGRAPFSGPNPFETLMAVLESEPLLPRKLNPRIPRELEAICLKCLEKKPENRFQSAEELANELQRFLQGEPLQTGAAEWGHRFKRFVRRELPLVVRLSAIGIAAAIVQLNYVLFGAEEELHTNVMTIFSLWALAVCGFQWLVNRNRMPNFTRYGWSAADVLFLTWMFSVVEGPLGPLPAAYALLIVASGLFFQLSLVGITTGLSVICYGFVLWFNMEIEQNLFFGVIYEALLLIFGILTGHHVRRMNLLNQYFQRSSEPPLTQD from the coding sequence ATGTCGCATTCAAAAAACACGCCGGACGCTAATGACTCTCAAAACGAATTACCCGATTCGTTTTCGCCGGAAGAGAAGAAACTTTTCGAGCTATTGAATCAATACGTCGAAGGGCAGCATCAACAGGATACAGACTCTTGCGCCACCTTGATGCACACTCATCCCCGGATGAAGGAACTCTATCGCTGCCTGGATAATCTGGATTCGCTCGCGCCCCAATCGCCAGTGGATAGCACTTTCGTTCCTGAAAATGAACCGGTGATTGACAGTCTCACTTCCTCAATGCTGCAGGAATTGTGGATCGAGAATTACGAACTGTTGGAAGAGATCGGCCGCGGAGGAATGGGCGTTGTTTATAAAGCGATGCAGACCGACCTGCAACGAATCGTCGCCATTAAGATGATCCGCAGCAGTAGCCTTGCCTCCTCGGAAGAAGTCAAACGGTTTGAGCAGGAAGCCCGCGCCGCCGGCAAATTACAGCACCCCCATATTGTCAAGATTTTCGAAGCGGGGCACATAGGTGGCCAACCTTACTTTTCGATGGAGTACATCCCGGGCCAGTCTCTATTCCAGGTTTTAAACCGGGGACCGCTAGACCCTCGCCGGTCGGTCGAACTGCTTGAAAAAATCAGCCGCGCTGTGGAGCACCTTCATCAACATCAGCTTTTGCATCGAGACTTGAAACCACAAAACATCCTGATCGACCAAAGCGACAGTCCGTATGTGACGGACTTTGGCTTGGCGAAACTGCTGGAAGATGATTTAGATTTGACGCAAACAGGCTCTGTACTGGGAACACCCGGGTACATGTCGCCCGAACAAGCTTCCCCCAGTACAGGAACTTGCTGTGCCGCGAGCGACGTCTATAGCCTCGGGGCGATTCTGTATCACTGCCTGACGGGCCGGGCTCCCTTTTCCGGGCCGAATCCGTTTGAAACATTGATGGCCGTTCTGGAGAGCGAGCCGCTGTTACCTCGTAAACTCAATCCCAGAATTCCACGCGAGCTGGAAGCGATCTGTTTGAAGTGCCTAGAGAAAAAGCCGGAGAATCGCTTTCAAAGCGCCGAAGAACTGGCCAACGAACTTCAACGTTTCCTGCAAGGCGAGCCGCTGCAAACAGGGGCGGCAGAATGGGGACACCGCTTCAAGCGGTTTGTGAGACGTGAGCTTCCGCTGGTGGTTCGCCTGTCAGCAATCGGTATCGCAGCCGCAATCGTGCAGTTGAATTACGTCCTATTCGGGGCGGAAGAAGAATTGCACACTAATGTGATGACGATCTTCAGCCTGTGGGCACTGGCAGTCTGTGGCTTCCAATGGCTGGTGAATCGCAACCGCATGCCCAACTTCACACGGTACGGCTGGTCGGCAGCCGATGTTCTGTTTCTCACTTGGATGTTCTCTGTCGTGGAAGGTCCTCTGGGGCCTCTCCCCGCCGCATACGCCCTCTTGATTGTGGCGTCGGGTCTCTTTTTCCAGCTGTCCCTTGTCGGAATTACGACTGGATTATCGGTTATCTGTTATGGATTTGTGCTCTGGTTCAATATGGAGATCGAGCAGAACCTCTTTTTCGGCGTGATCTACGAAGCCTTATTATTGATCTTTGGCATCCTTACTGGTCACCATGTTCGCCGCATGAATTTACTAAACCAGTATTTTCAACGCAGCTCCGAGCCACCGCTGACGCAAGACTGA
- a CDS encoding sigma-70 family RNA polymerase sigma factor: MPESSSAPFRALLDQVRQGDATAKNQLLEQYRPYLQMLARSQFETWMQSKNDASDIVQESMLDACRGLQQFQGQSEGEWLAWLKQIVAHNLQDQVRHFKGAAKRDINLERSWNYSPNCTSGQFERAPGSDDPRPSQIMMQSEQEQQLAWAISQLSDDYREVIRLRNLQRLPFNEVADQMNRSRTATQMLWTRAMVKLSEAMKSQVDEF; the protein is encoded by the coding sequence ATGCCCGAATCTTCCTCCGCTCCGTTTCGCGCGCTACTGGACCAGGTTCGGCAGGGGGACGCGACTGCCAAGAACCAGCTCTTAGAGCAGTATCGGCCCTATTTGCAAATGCTGGCCCGCAGCCAGTTTGAGACCTGGATGCAATCGAAGAACGACGCGTCCGACATCGTACAGGAAAGCATGCTGGATGCCTGTCGCGGACTCCAACAGTTTCAGGGGCAATCAGAAGGCGAATGGCTCGCCTGGCTCAAGCAGATCGTCGCCCATAACCTGCAGGATCAGGTACGTCATTTCAAAGGGGCGGCTAAACGGGACATCAATTTAGAACGGTCCTGGAACTACTCGCCTAATTGCACCTCCGGCCAGTTCGAACGGGCGCCCGGATCGGACGATCCCCGCCCCAGCCAGATCATGATGCAGTCGGAACAGGAACAACAACTGGCGTGGGCCATCAGTCAGTTAAGCGATGACTACCGCGAGGTAATCCGCTTGCGAAACTTGCAGCGTCTTCCCTTCAATGAAGTCGCAGACCAGATGAACCGATCGCGCACAGCGACGCAAATGCTTTGGACACGAGCGATGGTCAAACTATCCGAGGCAATGAAAAGTCAAGTCGACGAATTTTAG